In Afipia sp. GAS231, a single window of DNA contains:
- a CDS encoding primosomal protein N' has translation MDHSTRQTTSSSQSARVVDVLVPVALNQAYSYRVPRGMELKPGDVVCVPLGPREVVAVVWAENATPDPRLHNRLKDVGEKLDVPALKEELRHLVDWVSNYTLSARGMVLRMCLRMGENLGPERMRLGVRLVGEPPRRLTPARRRVIEVLSDGLLHGKSDAAREAGVSGGVIDGLVDEGTLTTEAMPPPLAPPAPDPHHAQPEFSSLQRSAVDAMRALAANGSFHVALLDGVTGSGKTEVYFEAIAETVRRAKQTLILMPEIALTGQFLDRFAQRFGVRPLEWHSELTPRTRARNWAAIASGEAPVVVGARSALFMPYADLGLIVVDEEHDQAYKQSDGAHYHARDMAVVRARIEKIPIILASATPSVETEVNARKGRYQRVALPSRFGGQHMPHIEAIDLRRAPPPRGRFISPPLAEQIKFAIEKREQALLFLNRRGYAPLTLCRACGHRFACTICDAWLVDHRFRQRLVCHHCGFSMPRPNICPHCSAEESLVAVGPGVERLQEEAAQLFPEARTMVLSSDLITSIETMRSELNEIAEGRVDIIIGTQLVAKGHNFPRLNLVGVVDADLGLGNGDPRAAERTWQLLNQVIGRAGRDQGRGVGYLQTHQPEHPVMKALIACDREAFYGSEIDARERTGYPPFGRLASLIISAGDRPTAEGFARKLAAIAPIDERIQVLGPAEAPLAVIKGRYRFRLLVKSLRNVDLSDYLREWLAAGPKTKGNLKLEVDVDPQSFL, from the coding sequence ATGGACCATTCCACGCGCCAAACCACCTCATCGTCACAGTCGGCGCGTGTCGTCGACGTGCTGGTGCCGGTTGCGCTCAATCAGGCCTATTCGTACCGGGTGCCGCGCGGCATGGAACTGAAACCCGGCGACGTCGTCTGCGTGCCGCTCGGGCCACGCGAGGTGGTGGCCGTGGTGTGGGCGGAGAACGCCACGCCCGATCCGCGCCTGCACAACCGCCTCAAGGATGTCGGCGAAAAGCTCGACGTGCCCGCTCTGAAGGAAGAACTGCGCCATCTCGTCGACTGGGTTTCCAATTACACGCTGTCCGCCCGCGGCATGGTGCTGCGCATGTGCCTGCGGATGGGCGAAAATCTCGGGCCCGAGCGGATGCGGCTCGGGGTGCGGCTGGTCGGCGAGCCGCCGCGGCGTTTGACGCCGGCGCGGCGGCGGGTGATCGAGGTGCTGTCGGATGGCCTGCTGCACGGCAAGTCCGATGCGGCGCGGGAAGCCGGCGTCAGCGGTGGCGTGATCGACGGTCTGGTCGACGAGGGCACGCTGACAACAGAGGCGATGCCGCCGCCACTGGCGCCGCCGGCGCCGGATCCGCACCATGCGCAACCGGAATTCTCTTCCCTGCAGCGCAGCGCCGTCGATGCGATGCGGGCGCTGGCGGCCAACGGTAGCTTTCATGTCGCGCTGCTCGATGGCGTCACCGGCTCGGGCAAGACTGAAGTCTATTTCGAGGCGATCGCCGAAACCGTTCGCCGAGCTAAGCAGACGCTGATCCTGATGCCCGAGATCGCGCTGACCGGACAATTCCTCGATCGCTTCGCGCAGCGTTTCGGCGTTCGTCCGCTGGAGTGGCATTCGGAACTGACGCCGCGGACCCGCGCGCGCAACTGGGCCGCGATCGCATCCGGCGAAGCGCCGGTCGTGGTCGGCGCCCGCTCGGCGCTGTTCATGCCCTATGCGGATCTGGGGCTGATCGTGGTCGATGAGGAGCACGACCAGGCCTACAAGCAGAGCGACGGCGCGCATTATCATGCCCGCGACATGGCGGTGGTGCGGGCGCGGATCGAAAAGATCCCGATCATCCTGGCGTCGGCGACGCCGTCGGTCGAAACCGAAGTCAACGCCCGCAAGGGCCGCTATCAGCGCGTGGCGCTGCCGTCGCGCTTCGGCGGCCAGCACATGCCGCATATCGAGGCGATCGACCTGCGCCGCGCGCCGCCGCCGCGCGGCCGTTTCATCTCGCCGCCACTGGCCGAGCAGATCAAATTCGCGATCGAGAAGCGCGAACAGGCATTGCTGTTCCTGAACCGCCGCGGCTATGCGCCACTGACGCTATGCCGGGCCTGCGGGCATCGCTTTGCCTGCACCATCTGCGACGCCTGGTTGGTCGACCACCGGTTTCGGCAGCGGCTGGTCTGCCACCATTGCGGCTTCTCGATGCCGCGCCCGAACATCTGCCCGCATTGTTCAGCCGAGGAATCGCTGGTCGCGGTCGGCCCCGGCGTCGAGCGCCTGCAGGAGGAAGCCGCACAGTTGTTTCCGGAAGCCCGCACCATGGTGCTGTCGAGCGATCTCATCACCTCGATCGAGACCATGCGCAGCGAACTGAACGAAATCGCCGAAGGCCGCGTTGACATCATCATCGGCACGCAACTGGTGGCGAAGGGGCATAATTTCCCCAGGCTCAATCTGGTCGGCGTCGTCGATGCGGATTTGGGCCTCGGCAACGGCGATCCGCGCGCCGCCGAGCGGACCTGGCAGTTGCTGAACCAGGTGATCGGCCGCGCCGGCCGCGACCAGGGTCGCGGCGTCGGCTATCTGCAAACCCATCAGCCCGAACACCCCGTGATGAAGGCGCTGATCGCCTGCGACCGCGAGGCGTTCTACGGCTCTGAAATCGACGCGCGCGAACGCACCGGCTATCCGCCGTTCGGCCGGCTTGCCAGCCTGATCATTTCCGCCGGCGACCGGCCGACCGCGGAAGGCTTTGCGCGAAAACTTGCTGCCATCGCCCCGATCGACGAGCGCATCCAGGTGCTGGGGCCCGCCGAGGCGCCGCTGGCCGTCATCAAGGGCCGCTATCGTTTCCGGCTGCTGGTGAAGTCGCTGCGCAATGTCGACCTGTCGGACTATTTGCGTGAATGGCTCGCCGCGGGGCCGAAGACCAAGGGCAATCTCAAGCTCGAAGTGGATGTCGATCCGCAGAGCTTTTTGTGA